The following coding sequences lie in one Synechococcus sp. PCC 7336 genomic window:
- a CDS encoding PspA/IM30 family protein yields MGMFDRVSRILRGNINSMIDKAEDPKVVLDQAIRDMVEEQVKVRQGVAKAIAAQKNLQRQYAQAKENAAKWQERAKLALSKGEEALAREALVSKNRHEESAAGVKQQLDSQSTQVASLKSSLMKLESKISEAKARRNMLVARAQSAKATQQINETLGRVSTDSAFSAFDRMEEKVNMLEAESSAVGELFTDSLEGQFAALEAEGGDIEGELAAMKAQMALESGETQAALPEGDSPKVETQADAELEALRAEIDKL; encoded by the coding sequence ATGGGAATGTTCGATCGGGTTAGTCGGATTTTACGCGGCAACATCAATTCGATGATCGATAAGGCGGAAGACCCGAAAGTTGTGCTCGATCAGGCGATTCGCGACATGGTCGAGGAGCAGGTGAAAGTGCGCCAGGGGGTGGCCAAGGCGATCGCTGCCCAAAAGAACTTGCAGCGGCAGTACGCGCAGGCGAAAGAAAATGCGGCCAAGTGGCAGGAGCGGGCCAAGCTGGCCTTGAGTAAAGGGGAGGAAGCCCTAGCTCGGGAAGCGCTGGTGAGTAAGAACCGTCACGAAGAGTCGGCGGCGGGGGTAAAGCAGCAGCTCGATAGCCAGAGTACGCAGGTGGCGTCGCTAAAAAGCAGCTTAATGAAGCTGGAAAGCAAAATTTCTGAGGCGAAGGCCCGCCGCAATATGTTGGTGGCGCGGGCGCAGTCGGCCAAAGCCACCCAACAAATCAACGAAACCCTCGGTCGAGTGAGCACCGACTCTGCCTTCTCAGCCTTCGATCGGATGGAAGAAAAGGTGAATATGTTAGAGGCAGAATCTTCGGCGGTGGGCGAACTGTTCACGGATTCGTTGGAAGGTCAGTTTGCTGCTTTGGAAGCAGAAGGGGGCGATATCGAGGGGGAATTGGCGGCAATGAAAGCGCAGATGGCGCTCGAAAGTGGCGAAACCCAAGCGGCGCTGCCGGAGGGAGACAGTCCTAAAGTAGAAACACAAGCAGATGCGGAGTTAGAAGCTTTGCGGGCCGAGATCGATAAGCTATAG
- a CDS encoding O-antigen ligase, whose amino-acid sequence MLAHEGDRPMKAAEGAGSSLAVSPLRILLNVWEQRDEWLLAAMVLLPVSLLGSGLLLVVGSGLAIVAAGWKRDRRFDRALMIVAAVLLGVTAAAGTGKSWLGLANYLPFMGGFALVSQVLRSRRQIRRFLLALVAGSWGFSIFGWGQVMWGWSFRFVTWGSLIHVKLVGIHAPRPTSVFENPNGLAILLLMVLAIAWGLWCDRDEGSEGGRDRWVEQVILAGAMGLGGPLLVLTESRNGWLVALLALGSVLVLMRRWRWVALLGVVAMVPVGAAANLLGLRWIVPSFVWQRLLASLDPNSVAFESMVSRWDGWVFAFQMWRERPLTGWGWQSFADRWAAQVPPPEVPLFHAHNIYLSLAAEGGLLALGAFGLVWGWTLWRGWQAWRWERRAGAGGFLLLGVNVALGAYFVAGLLDAAFFDGRLNVMVWMVLAVANSYWRWLKGGGDRAELTK is encoded by the coding sequence ATGCTGGCGCATGAAGGCGATCGCCCTATGAAGGCTGCTGAAGGGGCGGGATCGTCTCTGGCGGTATCGCCTTTGCGAATCCTGTTGAATGTTTGGGAACAGCGAGATGAATGGTTGCTGGCGGCAATGGTATTGCTGCCAGTCAGTTTGTTGGGATCGGGGTTACTGTTGGTTGTGGGGTCGGGATTGGCGATCGTAGCTGCGGGCTGGAAGCGCGATCGCCGCTTCGATCGGGCTTTGATGATTGTGGCGGCGGTGCTGTTGGGGGTGACAGCAGCGGCAGGGACTGGCAAAAGTTGGTTGGGGCTGGCGAACTACCTTCCCTTTATGGGGGGATTTGCGCTTGTCAGTCAGGTGTTGCGATCGCGGCGGCAGATACGGCGGTTTTTGCTGGCGTTGGTGGCGGGCAGTTGGGGGTTTTCGATTTTTGGCTGGGGCCAGGTGATGTGGGGCTGGTCGTTTCGGTTTGTGACTTGGGGGTCGCTGATTCACGTCAAGCTGGTTGGCATTCATGCGCCGCGCCCGACATCGGTGTTTGAGAATCCGAATGGATTGGCGATTTTGTTGTTGATGGTGTTGGCGATCGCCTGGGGATTGTGGTGCGATCGCGACGAGGGCTCGGAGGGGGGTCGAGATCGCTGGGTAGAGCAGGTCATTTTGGCGGGAGCGATGGGGTTGGGGGGGCCGCTGTTGGTTTTGACGGAGTCGCGCAATGGTTGGTTGGTGGCTCTGTTGGCGTTGGGATCGGTTTTAGTGCTGATGCGGCGGTGGCGGTGGGTGGCTCTGCTGGGGGTAGTGGCAATGGTGCCGGTGGGGGCAGCGGCGAATTTGCTGGGGTTGCGGTGGATTGTGCCGTCGTTTGTGTGGCAGCGGTTGCTGGCCTCACTCGATCCGAATTCGGTGGCGTTTGAGTCGATGGTGTCCCGTTGGGATGGGTGGGTGTTTGCTTTTCAGATGTGGCGGGAGCGGCCTCTAACGGGCTGGGGGTGGCAGAGTTTTGCCGATCGCTGGGCAGCACAGGTGCCGCCGCCGGAGGTGCCATTGTTTCACGCGCACAATATTTATTTGTCTCTGGCGGCTGAGGGGGGATTGTTGGCGTTGGGGGCGTTTGGACTGGTGTGGGGCTGGACGTTGTGGCGGGGTTGGCAAGCTTGGCGCTGGGAGCGGCGGGCCGGGGCTGGCGGTTTTTTGCTGTTGGGGGTGAACGTGGCGCTGGGGGCGTATTTTGTGGCGGGGCTGTTGGATGCGGCGTTTTTTGACGGGCGCTTGAATGTAATGGTGTGGATGGTGTTGGCGGTGGCGAATAGTTATTGGCGCTGGTTGAAGGGTGGGGGCGATCGGGCTGAATTGACGAAGTGA
- a CDS encoding cyclic nucleotide-binding domain-containing protein yields MQLTRLEWTQVLPNRLIQLWLLAATVPVYCVLSMAIGNSLFVSYVGADCLPQAFVLIGGCSIPAYVLFSQVVDRYSRPQLFRAVLLGSIFIALGLRLLLAQDSLYVYYILLIAVFFQWDFHNNVLYPSLLTDYFTTLEYKRYAPHISIAQAVGTLLGGGLTTLLSHFFGTGDLLLCLPILFAIAIAQLLYLGRSQRQLTATQSDRSTGILDSLQTFPDLVQRHPLALFLAGSSFLLVIIYISSEFLWFNIYGDNFNDRALTSFLGFMRIPISVVQIAVIYGITRPLLSTLGVARLNPIYPLTTLASVLGLGTHFGLSAAIGLHINGDALYKAINLPVHQLNYNAIPREFIGRIRVLSDGFIYAIGLTLAGAMLWLCEVHLSLIQITWLVAGLTGILLLLRLPMGQLYASGLEEMIRSNSINLDEFDTYAIPLSPQSREAVRALLTDRDRYTQLKGLELAARMNQPEEFLTEVEASIPEADTQVYGKAIALFSDCSNLLGHFQQQLQNPALQAFALELLLINQYRPSREQIETWLESPQQELQVLGAVAQTLTDPASEPTWPSELDGTTARIITRIVAYSNKPSLSSLIPEVILTQSSADVIQAGLEALLPLTQSGDTAIAAIASAKLDHPDPMVRMAAFDLLRVTGCPQQLAAIGASLGDPDPRVRQRVAKTLAAYGRPGLAVAKEHLAAPQDEVVDTAIAAIGSVRTRYASNLLFDHLAPIYKQLARTRKWQQQIPSNDPRWQPFRAAIADYHDRSIQKVLYVLSALGHARTVNTVNRLLAIGDRSELENALEALASLPHRRFVMPLMPLLEEVQDASKPTSDRVKATPQWLRTKGYRLLLEALESKDRWLRTGALIALSTVPSALVNDPDPFVKQIASQIFGENDPPTSPANTAMNRLLLLKNVPLFKNLSLDELLLIDKSLEQTQALAGETIFAEGDWGTHLYIIADGSVQSIKDIGGIPREIEQLTQGQYFGEVALFDDAPRWNGAIAIADCTLLKLGKSRFLSLIAQRPHIILEICRFLSQRLRETDKHQSRQALSISAEATESTAESKALST; encoded by the coding sequence GTGCAACTGACTAGACTCGAGTGGACCCAAGTCTTGCCAAATCGGCTGATTCAATTGTGGCTTTTAGCTGCAACGGTGCCGGTCTACTGCGTCTTGAGCATGGCGATCGGCAACTCCCTCTTTGTCAGCTATGTAGGGGCAGACTGTCTGCCGCAGGCTTTTGTACTGATAGGGGGATGTTCGATACCTGCTTACGTCTTATTTTCGCAGGTAGTAGACCGTTACAGTCGTCCCCAACTCTTTCGGGCCGTACTGCTGGGTTCCATTTTTATCGCGCTCGGGCTACGCTTGCTGCTGGCACAAGACTCCCTCTACGTTTACTACATTCTGCTGATTGCTGTTTTCTTTCAATGGGACTTTCACAATAACGTCCTGTATCCCAGCTTACTGACTGACTACTTCACAACTCTGGAATACAAACGGTACGCCCCTCATATCAGTATTGCCCAAGCGGTAGGAACGTTGTTGGGGGGAGGACTAACGACTCTGCTGTCCCACTTTTTCGGGACGGGAGACTTATTGTTGTGTCTGCCCATCCTATTTGCGATCGCTATTGCCCAGTTACTGTACTTAGGCCGTTCTCAACGTCAGTTGACTGCGACTCAATCGGATCGGTCTACCGGCATCCTAGATTCCTTGCAAACATTTCCCGACCTAGTGCAACGCCATCCATTAGCGCTGTTTCTGGCCGGTAGTAGCTTCTTGCTAGTCATTATTTACATCAGCTCTGAGTTTCTCTGGTTCAACATCTATGGAGACAACTTTAACGATCGCGCCCTGACCAGCTTCTTGGGCTTCATGCGCATACCCATCAGTGTGGTGCAAATCGCTGTAATTTATGGAATAACGCGGCCCCTGTTGAGCACTTTGGGCGTAGCCCGACTGAATCCGATCTATCCGCTGACAACATTGGCGAGCGTTCTAGGGCTGGGGACTCATTTTGGTTTGTCGGCGGCGATCGGCTTGCATATCAACGGTGACGCACTCTACAAGGCGATCAACCTCCCCGTTCATCAACTCAACTACAACGCTATCCCGCGCGAATTTATCGGTCGTATTCGAGTCCTCAGTGACGGCTTTATCTATGCCATCGGACTGACATTGGCCGGAGCGATGTTGTGGCTGTGCGAAGTCCATCTGAGCCTAATACAGATTACTTGGCTCGTCGCGGGGCTGACGGGGATACTGCTGTTGCTGCGGCTCCCGATGGGGCAGCTCTATGCCAGCGGCCTCGAGGAGATGATTCGCTCCAATAGCATCAATCTAGACGAGTTTGACACCTATGCCATTCCGCTATCGCCCCAGTCTAGAGAGGCTGTGCGAGCCCTGCTGACTGACCGAGACCGATACACCCAGCTCAAGGGCTTAGAATTGGCAGCCAGAATGAACCAGCCAGAGGAGTTTTTGACCGAGGTAGAGGCGTCGATCCCCGAGGCAGATACTCAGGTTTACGGGAAAGCGATCGCCCTTTTTAGCGACTGCTCCAACCTCCTCGGACACTTCCAGCAGCAACTGCAAAATCCTGCCTTGCAAGCCTTTGCGCTCGAGCTTTTGCTGATTAATCAATATCGGCCCAGTCGAGAACAGATCGAGACTTGGCTGGAAAGTCCGCAGCAGGAGTTACAAGTACTGGGAGCTGTTGCACAAACCCTTACCGATCCCGCGTCCGAGCCAACTTGGCCTAGCGAACTCGATGGCACCACAGCGCGAATCATCACTCGCATCGTTGCCTACAGCAACAAACCATCCCTATCTTCCCTCATTCCCGAGGTGATTCTGACTCAATCCAGCGCAGATGTTATTCAGGCTGGTTTGGAGGCCCTGCTGCCGCTAACACAAAGCGGCGACACAGCGATTGCTGCTATTGCTAGCGCCAAGCTAGACCATCCCGATCCGATGGTCCGAATGGCCGCCTTCGATCTGCTGCGGGTGACAGGTTGCCCGCAGCAACTGGCTGCTATTGGCGCTAGTCTGGGCGATCCGGACCCACGGGTACGCCAGCGAGTCGCCAAGACTTTAGCCGCCTACGGCCGTCCCGGTTTAGCGGTTGCAAAAGAGCATCTCGCGGCTCCGCAGGACGAGGTTGTCGACACAGCCATCGCGGCTATTGGCTCGGTACGCACCCGATATGCCAGCAACTTGCTGTTCGATCACCTAGCTCCCATCTATAAGCAACTGGCTCGCACCCGCAAGTGGCAGCAGCAAATTCCCAGCAACGATCCGAGGTGGCAGCCATTCAGAGCGGCGATCGCCGACTATCACGATCGCTCGATTCAAAAAGTGCTGTACGTTCTCTCGGCTCTGGGGCACGCTCGTACCGTTAACACCGTCAATCGACTCTTGGCGATCGGCGATCGCAGCGAATTGGAGAACGCTCTCGAAGCACTGGCCTCCCTCCCTCACCGCCGATTTGTCATGCCATTGATGCCATTATTAGAAGAAGTGCAGGATGCCTCCAAACCCACTTCCGATCGCGTTAAAGCTACGCCCCAATGGCTCCGTACGAAAGGCTACCGACTTTTGCTGGAGGCTCTGGAGTCCAAAGATCGCTGGCTCAGAACCGGTGCTCTGATTGCCCTTTCGACAGTGCCATCGGCACTAGTGAACGATCCCGACCCCTTTGTCAAACAGATCGCCAGCCAAATTTTTGGCGAGAACGATCCACCAACTTCGCCTGCGAATACTGCCATGAACCGATTGCTATTGCTAAAAAACGTGCCACTGTTCAAGAACCTTTCCCTCGATGAGTTGCTGCTAATCGATAAAAGCCTGGAGCAGACTCAAGCACTGGCGGGGGAAACCATTTTCGCCGAAGGTGACTGGGGCACGCATCTCTACATCATTGCTGACGGTAGCGTGCAGTCGATCAAAGACATTGGCGGCATTCCCCGCGAGATCGAGCAACTGACGCAAGGCCAGTATTTTGGCGAGGTGGCCCTATTCGACGATGCCCCTCGTTGGAATGGCGCGATCGCGATTGCAGATTGTACCTTGCTCAAGCTGGGAAAAAGCCGCTTCCTCAGCCTGATCGCCCAACGCCCCCATATCATCTTGGAAATCTGTCGATTTCTCAGTCAGCGCCTACGAGAAACTGACAAACATCAATCGCGCCAAGCACTCTCCATCTCGGCGGAAGCCACTGAGTCTACTGCTGAGAGTAAAGCGCTATCCACGTAG